The proteins below are encoded in one region of Neoasaia chiangmaiensis:
- the tagH gene encoding type VI secretion system-associated FHA domain protein TagH: MAELTLVPRRTPSGVGLEAFHVHNRHASLGRGAHCDWVLPDPQRLLSKRHCEIVWRNGHWTITDLSSNGTTVGGRTLPPGVPHELHDGDRIGCGSYEMDAVFGPTTEDEPTRIGIRPQDTLVNAPLPQFSNPFEDAGEPGDRRESSYTRKMPPDDAAPFFETTSPRYGRSSSETLSIIHPFDFALGANDSGFDLGAGTPSGDVSSVAPQTTGLHDSFQPPRPASELLPEDWSAPETRQMPPIAPDPKAPPPVGADEPSEHDDGSPKGLFTAPVAPTSTQVSQAETASPGVRPDHGIDPLSVRLDSEIAVEATRPGLPGQADGAAIIAAFMRGAGLEGAPSKTAEAFFEGLGQTFRAFVVGLRRAMIARAEIKGEFRIDQTMIQPFGNNPLKFAVDDDDALAALLGVGRRTGVSSPDAVADALRDIQVHEMALTRAIEPAVREFLAANGPAAVLELLSYPADQPLSLFRRAKAWTTYVRHYQETADVATETLDGAFGRAFGRAYEAARAEIEGAGSSGGRTNKTAFSRLPPEQGR; the protein is encoded by the coding sequence ATGGCAGAACTTACGCTTGTGCCGCGCCGCACGCCATCCGGCGTTGGGCTGGAGGCGTTTCATGTCCATAATCGGCATGCGTCTCTCGGGCGTGGGGCGCACTGCGACTGGGTGCTGCCCGACCCACAACGCCTCCTGTCCAAACGTCATTGCGAGATCGTCTGGCGCAACGGCCATTGGACGATCACCGATCTCAGCAGCAACGGCACGACGGTCGGCGGCCGGACGCTCCCCCCGGGCGTGCCGCACGAACTGCATGATGGCGACCGGATTGGCTGCGGCAGCTACGAGATGGACGCGGTCTTCGGCCCGACGACCGAGGACGAGCCGACGCGCATCGGCATCCGGCCACAGGATACGCTCGTCAATGCGCCGTTACCGCAATTTTCCAATCCTTTCGAGGATGCAGGCGAGCCTGGAGACAGGCGGGAGAGTTCGTACACGCGCAAAATGCCCCCCGATGATGCCGCGCCGTTTTTCGAGACGACGTCTCCCCGTTACGGACGGAGTTCAAGCGAGACGCTGTCGATCATCCATCCGTTCGATTTCGCGCTCGGTGCAAACGATTCGGGTTTTGATCTCGGAGCCGGAACGCCATCGGGAGACGTGTCCTCCGTAGCGCCCCAGACGACCGGCCTGCACGACTCTTTCCAGCCGCCACGACCGGCCAGCGAGCTGTTGCCGGAAGACTGGAGTGCACCGGAAACGCGTCAAATGCCGCCGATCGCGCCTGATCCGAAAGCGCCGCCGCCTGTTGGGGCGGACGAGCCATCGGAACACGATGACGGATCGCCGAAAGGACTGTTCACGGCGCCGGTCGCGCCAACGTCAACCCAGGTGTCGCAGGCTGAAACGGCATCTCCAGGCGTTAGGCCTGACCATGGAATCGATCCGCTATCGGTGCGACTGGATTCCGAAATCGCGGTCGAGGCCACACGACCAGGACTGCCCGGTCAGGCGGATGGCGCCGCCATTATCGCCGCATTCATGCGTGGCGCCGGCCTTGAAGGCGCGCCTTCGAAAACGGCCGAAGCGTTTTTCGAAGGGCTTGGCCAGACGTTCAGGGCGTTCGTCGTCGGGTTGCGACGCGCGATGATCGCTCGCGCCGAGATCAAGGGCGAGTTCCGCATCGACCAGACCATGATCCAGCCTTTCGGCAACAATCCCCTGAAATTCGCGGTCGACGACGATGACGCTCTTGCCGCACTTCTTGGCGTGGGGCGCCGGACCGGTGTCTCAAGCCCGGATGCCGTTGCGGATGCCTTGCGCGATATACAGGTTCACGAGATGGCGCTTACGCGCGCCATCGAGCCGGCGGTGCGCGAGTTTCTCGCCGCCAACGGCCCCGCTGCGGTGCTCGAACTGCTGTCCTATCCCGCCGACCAGCCCCTTTCCCTTTTTCGTCGGGCAAAGGCCTGGACGACCTATGTGCGTCACTATCAGGAGACCGCGGACGTGGCGACGGAGACCCTCGATGGCGCCTTCGGTCGGGCATTCGGGCGCGCCTATGAAGCTGCGCGTGCTGAAATCGAGGGCGCTGGCAGCAGCGGCGGGAGAACGAACAAAACTGCGTTCTCCCGGTTGCCGCCGGAGCAAGGCCGATGA
- the tssK gene encoding type VI secretion system baseplate subunit TssK: MSWGSRVVWQEGMFLRAQHFQQQDRWSAHDLAQGLSLTRAYGWGFAELDIARDLLASGRIGLSTAKGIFGDGTRFSAPDESLLPPPLSVPDGARDVLVYLAIPIAGPGRMEFSADSGLARFSGTSQEIYDTHSGSPDPATITVGQLAPRLMLGTDDRAGYHCLSVARIVEVAADRRVVLDATWIPPVLTCAATPILANLLIELAGILHQRGEAIAGRLSAIGARSNTEIADFMLLQSLNGWQPLTAHLADGARIHPEELFRLLLTMAGELSTFTETSRRPDRFEPYRHDDLHRSFGPVTAAIRRALSSVLEQTAVQIPLKEHRHGVSVGAIADRTILTGGSIVLAVRADVPIETLRRVFPTTVKIGAVEHIRELVNVALPGIELRLLPVAPRQMPFISNALYFELERHSTQWDALRHSAGFAIHVSHDFPNLRLELWAIRA, encoded by the coding sequence ATGAGTTGGGGTAGCCGGGTCGTCTGGCAGGAAGGCATGTTCCTGCGTGCGCAGCATTTCCAGCAGCAGGATCGATGGAGTGCGCACGATCTGGCGCAGGGACTATCGTTGACGCGCGCCTATGGCTGGGGATTTGCCGAACTCGACATTGCCCGCGATCTGCTGGCGTCCGGACGCATCGGCCTGTCGACGGCAAAAGGGATTTTCGGGGACGGCACGCGCTTTTCCGCCCCGGACGAGTCGCTGCTGCCTCCGCCGTTATCGGTCCCGGATGGCGCGCGTGATGTGCTCGTCTATCTGGCCATTCCAATCGCCGGGCCGGGCCGCATGGAATTCAGCGCCGACTCGGGGTTGGCACGCTTTTCGGGAACGAGTCAGGAGATTTACGACACGCATAGCGGTTCACCCGACCCCGCGACGATCACGGTCGGACAGTTGGCGCCCCGCCTGATGCTCGGCACGGATGACAGGGCGGGGTATCACTGCCTCTCCGTGGCGCGGATCGTCGAGGTGGCGGCGGATCGTCGCGTCGTTCTGGATGCCACATGGATTCCACCGGTCCTGACATGCGCGGCAACGCCGATCCTGGCCAACCTGCTGATCGAACTGGCCGGGATCCTGCATCAGCGTGGCGAGGCGATCGCCGGACGGCTGAGCGCAATCGGCGCGCGCAGCAACACGGAGATCGCGGATTTCATGTTGTTGCAATCGCTCAACGGCTGGCAGCCGCTGACGGCGCATCTGGCTGACGGCGCGCGTATCCATCCGGAGGAACTGTTCCGGCTGTTGCTGACCATGGCGGGCGAACTGTCAACCTTCACCGAAACGTCGCGCCGTCCAGACCGCTTCGAGCCTTATCGGCATGACGACCTGCATCGTAGCTTCGGGCCGGTGACGGCCGCGATCCGGCGCGCACTTTCCAGCGTCCTGGAGCAGACCGCGGTTCAGATCCCGCTCAAGGAACACAGACATGGTGTCAGCGTCGGCGCCATCGCCGACCGGACGATCCTGACCGGCGGCAGCATCGTTCTGGCGGTTCGGGCCGATGTGCCGATCGAGACGCTGAGGCGCGTTTTCCCGACGACCGTCAAGATCGGTGCCGTCGAGCATATCCGGGAACTGGTGAACGTGGCGCTGCCGGGAATCGAGCTTCGGTTGTTGCCTGTCGCGCCACGCCAGATGCCGTTCATTTCCAATGCGCTGTATTTCGAGCTGGAGCGCCATTCCACGCAGTGGGACGCGCTGCGCCATTCAGCAGGTTTTGCCATCCACGTGTCGCATGACTTCCCTAACCTGAGGCTGGAACTATGGGCAATCCGGGCGTGA